The nucleotide window tttaacgcccatgtatagtaaggctttttttttaatttattttattttttttataaatgaccatgtatagtaaggcggatgcttttttttttaaaccactatgtatatatagtaaggcgtctttttttttttttttttaaacgcccatgtatactaaggcattttttttaaaatggccatctatagtaaagcattttaaaaaaagatgaccatgaatcgtaaagcttttttttttattttaaataaccatgtatagcaaggcggattttttttttttttttttttaacgcccatgtatagtaaggctttttttttttttttttttttttttttttttttttataaatgaccatgtatagtaaggcggatgctttttttttttaaaccactatgtatatatagtacggaagcgtattgcattcacttgaaaaataaaaaaaaactgctgtttttctgactaatttttttggggagctttgttttttagagtaattttttttttcctgttttattgaatattttttccgctgtttttctgagtaattttttttcctgttttttcaaaaaatatttttttcccatgtttttctgaatatttttttttcctgtttttcttagtaatttttttctgttttataaaataattatttttctgtttttctgaatatttttttttaaggtttttccCTCAGAGAGTACAGAGCAAACTGCAATATAGTATACACATTCAGTCATTTGTGAGCCAGTAAGTAAACATGACCATCTTATTTAGTTTaatcaagttttattttgatatgggtTTAAGGCACTGGGAGATAGTCCTGTCTTTGAGTCAGCTAGatggtattattattagtttgacGACCTTACGCAGGCACCTGAAGACTTTGCATTTGTTCAGGAGGAAAGCCCATTCAGATCTGCTAGATGTAGCAATGTTTGTCCAGGATCAGTTGGATAGATATGGCATGCTCCATGGATACAAGATGATGCATTTGAAATGCATTCAGGCTGGCTATGTCGTGACTCAAGAGACGATCAGGATACTGATGAAAATACTGGATCCGCATGGTGTGCAACTGAGACGCAGGAATCGCCTTCGGCGCCGCTTATACCAGAATCCAGGCCCAAACTTTTTGTGGCATGTAGACTCTTATGATAAACTCAAACCGTACGGAATCTGCATCAATGGTGCAATAGATGGGTTTTCGCGAATGGTGATATGGCTACATGCTTACTCTACAAACAGTGATCCGAAGATAATCGCTGGATACTTTATTGATGAGGTGTCATCAAGGAAAGGAACTTGTGCCCGAATTCGTTCGGACCTCGGCACTGAGAACTGTTATATTGAACAAATGCAGATGTTCTTGAGGCACGACCATCTCGACAACTTTGCGCACAGATGCTATCTGTATGGATCAAGCAATCACAACCAAAGAATAGAGAACTGGTGGAGCTTTTTAAGGAGGCAACACGCACAGTTTTGGATGAACCTGTTCCAAGACCTAAAAGACTCGGATTCTTTTTCTGGTGACTTCCTTGATAAAAGTATCATTCAGTTCACATGTCTTGAAATAATAGAGGTAAGAACTGAAATAACTACTATTTTCCCTCTTATAGTGCACCTGCTTAAGAAAACGCAGTAAAAGGTAGTAAAATGCCAGTGTGAGTAGTTTGGGTGTGGTAGTCATATAATGTGCTtaaatagtgaaaacattttcactctGTGTAGGCTCTAGGATTCAAAACATTAAAGGAAGAGACCAGTACCATCAGCAATATACTGTAGCCTATATTCAAATTACTTAAAAAGTgggaaaatttaataaaatgttcCTGTTGGCGTTTAGATGTTTTTAATTGCATGATACAGTTTAACTAACcgtatcatgtaattaaaaacatcAGCCTATATTGCAGATGTTGAGATGGAGCAGATTTGCAGTAAGTTACTGGCTAGTTTGCATCATGATGTGTACTGTACTGCAGAAAATATGTGAACCGATTTGTATCACTTTCCTTATTTATACTTATTTAGAAAGAACTACAGGAAGTTGTTCAGCTCTGGAACACTCACAGAATTCGCCCAAGCAGGAATGCTGTGTCTCCAGGTGGGCGTCCAGTGATGATGTATACCCTACCCCAACTTTTTGGTGCTAGAGAGTACCTGAAAATGGTATCCCAGCAAAAGATAGTAACCTGCAGAGAGGAATGCCTTCAGAGAGGACCGTATCCCTGCGATGATACAGTGTTTGACATTTGCTGCCTTGCCATGGCAGAAAATAATCTTCATCCACCCACCTCTCCAGAGGAAGCCATTGAGCTTTATATGTTCTTACGTGCTTACATCAGAGCTCGGATTGTATAAACGCAATCCGCCCTATTGGATCAAATGACAGGATGTAAGCCTCCAAGTTGTACTTGTAAAGGGTAACAACTGTAAACGATGGTAAATTTTATACTAATGAACATCTCCACTTAGTGCTTTTTTATATATTCTTTCTATTCATTATTGGGGAAATCGTTTCTGACAGGTAAtagttccattaaaaaaaaaaagaagactttgGTTTCATTATAAAAAGAACAgtctacaaaaatgaaaataaaaaaatatcaataaaacacTATAATACAGTAACCTATCTGCGTGTGTATGCTTAATGTCAAATGTAGCTCTTACAAACAGAATATCTATTAATACCGAAGTGAAATATGTCTCTTTTGATATTGTTAATTTGTGTATCATACCACTAAGGAAGTACCCTTTACCTTCTTGATTTTTGTAACTCTCAAAGAGATTCCAAGTGTAATTTGTAGCACATGTAATACAGTTTGGTAACTGTATTGGATTTTCATGTAATCTATCAAAAACAGATCAAACATTCATATGTATTTGAATGCAGTGTCACCGTAATGTATGCATTTGTTAAAAAGCATTTGCCATTAAATTTTCAGCAAATGAAGCATATTGTGTGAATAGCTTTTATTAGAGCAAGCATCATGACCTGAGTTTTCATACATTTGCTACTTGTACCTTTCAcaataaaaacaccaaaagaaaacatgacCAATGTTCACACTGCagtagaaaaataaacatgtcTCAGAGAGTATGATTCCTGAATGACATGACTCAACAAAAAAGGCACaatctgcttaaaaaaaaaaaaatcagaagtaCCTTTTAATATGACAGATCCACATACACGCTGATATGAGGTAGTGTTTCAACTTGCATTATTTAACAGTGAAAATATAACAGAGgtattttttaattctcatCCTAGACTGATAACGAAAGTGTGTTATTGACTGCTGATAACAAAGTATCCAAAATAATAACTCAACAAACCTATGCTTGCTTATCACACAGGCGCAGAGGTAGTCATATATTGCTGGCATCGGGTGGATTCACCACAACTCCAAAGCCATCACTTTCCAAgaatcaaacacaaaaatgttatgtttgttgaGCCATTGGCATTGCATTGTTAAAAGGagtacaaaacactttttttggtcaatcaatagtaaaaaaataaataaatacttgcgGACTgactaataatataaaatttgtgaaaaaattgtaaaattaaacaaatttgGAGGTTTCCACTCGATGCCAGCAATAGACTATTTACATGCTCTGATTACAAAAACTGTACAGTAAATCTGTGTATGTTACTGTTTCAGCACTAATCACAGAACTATTGAACTGAACAAATCTTTCCTAACATTCTCTATCCCACATTCAAAAATTCCAAACATGCATTGCTTATATGCCTGAGGGAGAGAAACATGTGAACACCACTCCTAAGCAATGTCCATTGCAAGAGAGTTGCTGGACAATATAGCCTCCATTTCAGCTCGTAGCTCAGGATAGCTGTTATAGGTGGATGGCAGCTCCACAGTTGGGCCACAAGTATGGGCAATCACTCGTCGTGCTAACCCGTCCAACGAGGTGAAAATGACTTGAATTTGTTTAACACAAATAACATCAGACCCAGTCAGAAATCTCATCAGCTTTCGGAGACCAATTTCATCCAAGGCCCTTATGTACTGTTGTAAAAATTGCAAACTTTGGTTCTCTGCTGCAGTATCTGGAGAAGCTGTTAACATCTTAATCACCTTCCGTGCTGTTGGTTTAATGTTGTCGTAAAGCTTCTTCATATCCGGtacattggggaaaaaacacCTGAGGGTTGGTCCTGCAACCTCTGCGATATTATCCAGTGCATATTTTGGTTGCTGAATGAGTTGCTTGTGGGCGACCTGGATAAGCACAGCTCTCAGGTTATCTTTTGTTGGTATTTTTCTTACACCCATTCGATCCATAAGATCTAGAAAGTCTTCCTCATCTTCACCGACAACAGCCTCTTGCAAAGCGGTGGACAAGAGGTCACGCTCAGACTGACTAAGATACAACATCAGGGAGTCAAACAGTAAATCAGATGAAACAGCATGTTCACCAAATGCAAGTGCTGCTGTAAAAGCTTGTGCCAGCCGAAATGGGAAATACCCATGGTCCTCCAGTCCCTTGGCCAATATCCTACCAACAGACCTCCATTCCTCCTCTTGCCATTTTGGGGAGAGTGATGGCACCCTCACATCTGCACCTTCAGCTGCACAATCTAGGAATTCTGTCCAGAAGGCAGCGTATACATCTCTAGACACGCCATCAGCATCTGCCCCCATTTCATCAATGAAGCTGTATTTCACAAAATAGGTCATCATTGCTTCATCCTTGAACTGGCCAATCAGTTCATCGAGCAGTGTTACTCTGTGAAGTTTCACATTCACATGCAAAACTTCATAGGCAGGACTTGGTGGTCTAACAGAATCTGTCACAGCATTAGTAGGAGTTGAGGCATAGGCAAGGCGGCTCGTTTGTTCACCTTCTATTGCAAGGTTTGGCTCATGTATGAGTGTATCATCAAGATCACCGAGAAATGGACCACCTGCCaaaggaccaaaactgacaactgATGTATTACACAAAGATGAAAAATCAATCTGAACAGCTGCACTAGAGACAACAGCTGACACAGTGGCAAGACTCAGCTCATCATCTTCGACTATGTGTATTGGATTTTCACTGTCGTCTTTTTTCTGTGTCTGCTGCTCCATCTCTTTCATTGTGTCTTTCTCTTGTCCAGATTCTATCGTGTTGTCATGTTGCTCATCTCTCAGTACTTCGGCTCCTTCCTCTGGGTCATCTTCACCAGTTATGGTCTTTGTGAACAAATAAAATCTTAATAGACCAAATTTGTGTATGTCATAATAGTCGCGCACACTAACATCCTCATCAAATTGTGCTTCCTGAAAGTCCACTATGTCGTGACTGACCTCTTCCCACGTTCCCATTGTTGACTTCTCATTGGGGAAAAACAGCTTTTTAGCTTGTGACAGAATCTCAATCTTAGTGGCATTCTTGTTAATATCAACAACTCTGGTTCCTCCACCACTGCGTTTTCTGACTTGCCTGTTGTCATGTATCCATCCTAATTCTATTTTTCTGGTTGCCTTCCAGGCTCTCTTGTTATTTTTTAGACGCATATTTTGTGGTTGTACTGTATTCTCCCCCTCAAAACCTTGATCACATACTTTGTTGCTCATTGTGCCCATTTGTTTAGTAAGTTTTTTGAATAGGGAAAGTCTTCTTGTATCATCTTCACCTCTTCTCTGTTTTTCCATAGCGAATCGTCTTGTGGCAATCCTGTCACCATAGGCTGGAATGTAAGACGCCAACGTAGCATCATCCATTTCTCCAATTATTGAGCTGTCAATCTACAATGAAACCAAAAATATACAcattaaatgtgaaaatgttcacCTATATTATATCCAAGACTATTTGATTATGAGCAAGAAAACCAATCATCAGTtccaaaaagagagaaaactgAGGCACCAAAAGGTGCTCCAATTAAAAATTACCAAATGGCCAGTTGATTAAAAATTGCCAACGCATTTCGGCCTTTCAGCTGACGAAGGCCTACCAAGGCCGAAACGCGTTGGCAATTTTTAGTCAACTGGCCATTTTGTTATAAAGGCATTTTACTTGGACCACCTTTGAGGGCCTcagttttctctctttttggaAATGCTTTGCAGATCCCTCCAATGAACAGCACCAAAGAGacacttgaaaataaataaataaataaataaataaataaataaataaataaattctagcAGCAGTACTGCatgctctgatttttttttgtatacaatcATCGGTGTCTAATGCAGATTGAACACTATAGACAGTACGaaacaatacaaaaacagaTTATGAAGATCGCAACAATGTAGTGTGCAGAATCTGCTGATACAACATCTGACATTTAAGTTCAGAGCTTTGTGCGCacatgcgtgtgtgcgcgcgtgtttgcgtgaatggtgGGGCCTGGGTGACGTGGTGACAGATGCATGCATCAGAGAGTGAGAGTATTTTGATTAAGCACAAAGCCAATCAGTCTGCATTCATGGAGGAATATTAGAAATAATCGATTATTTACAGTTGAAAGGTTGAAATAAGATTCTgacaattttaagttaaaaaaaacagctcaacatgattaatcacttctcaaaataattgtttaaatcaataaatgataACCTATCAATAGTTGCACCTGTAGTTACTTTTTAGCATGATAGTGAACATGTTTTAACTCTTACTATGTAAATAATCTGCATGACCATGTCGACAGTGCATCTCTAAGTCATCAAACGTGTTTCATTTGTTGCACATTCCTATACTGGAAAAATGTGATGATGACCCATACTTATAGTCTTACTTTGATGGCACAGAACACTTCTTCGCCTATTGTATAtttgttctgatttttttttttttttttacattttaaaatgtaatatttattaccaatcctgtaaaaaaaaaaggcagtaaatagtttgtatatttatttgtatattggTATAGCAGTGATGTCCTACATCAAGCTACATTGATGGAAGATACAAttgacaaatataaatattaaaaccCCTGGAGTCACATGTGGTCAGCGATGTATAGGTGTATAAAAAATGAATTGCAATTcagttaaatattaaaatatacttGAGACAAAATACTACATGTATTACATGGTACATGGTACAAGGTACAAGTACCTTGCGGGAACAAATTTCCTGCGACTTACATGATCCTGCTGCATTTTCTGAACACGCGCCTCAGGAACACCTCTGTTGCGTAAAAATACCCACAGACCATCATCTTGTGGGAGGCCAGGGGTTGAGGATGCAGCCATTGCAGCTGgtactacaaaaataaatgaaaaggcaAAATCTATATGAATAATCATTTGAAAGTCAACCTGAtattaaatatttcaatatGCTCACTCAAATCGGATTTGTGTTGTGTGTCCTTTTGTGATGAAAGCCTTCAAATTTTATTCATGAACAATAATATAGCCTACTAATAGTACATTAGACTAAGGTCAACATGTCAGAGTGGGCTTTTAGCAGTATCCTTTTCATTGTTATAATTAATGATCAATTACAAAATAGTTCATCCAGATTAGGGCTTTGCAACATCCTTCCTCAACGTTACAAGCTTAAAACACGTGTCCCATGTTAAACAATATGTTACTATTCGTACTGATGAGCTgataataagaataattaacGTTATCTCGCTAAACTCATAAGCATAGTGTTAGCGGAAATTTAGTATATAATGTTACGTAGCCGACATACGGGTCGTTCAATCTATGGTACGGGAGCGTAATAGTGTATACTGTACTTGCAATCAAACGACGTTATGACGAATGGCTCCTTCCAATTTTGTCAAGTGAAGGATGAGCAATTCCAGCGGGAACCACGGCTAAATTACGCTGGGCATTGTACTGTTATCTTACTAAAATTATGCCGACCGATTTACATGTTCGTATACTTACatgcaacataaaatcatgGCATACCTACCTCACACtaaaacattaataataatgtgtgtTACTAATTACGGTACATGGCTACATACCTTACCTTTACTGAGCCAGAAGGTACGTTGTACCGTCCTTCCACTTGGACGTCTGCGGGAAAGTGTCCGCTTCCGCATTAGCGAGTCTGCAGCAGGAGTTcattcagaggtaaaaaaaaaattactccgaaaaacagaagtgggtgctctgtttttcggaataatttttttttctgtttttcggaataatttttttttctgttttttggaataaatttttttttctgtttttttgaataatgttttctcccctgtttttcagagtaattttttgttttgtttttttgaatattttttttttatgacggaaaaaaatattcagtaaaacagaa belongs to Festucalex cinctus isolate MCC-2025b chromosome 5, RoL_Fcin_1.0, whole genome shotgun sequence and includes:
- the LOC144019370 gene encoding uncharacterized protein LOC144019370, with translation MAASSTPGLPQDDGLWVFLRNRGVPEARVQKMQQDHIDSSIIGEMDDATLASYIPAYGDRIATRRFAMEKQRRGEDDTRRLSLFKKLTKQMGTMSNKVCDQGFEGENTVQPQNMRLKNNKRAWKATRKIELGWIHDNRQVRKRSGGGTRVVDINKNATKIEILSQAKKLFFPNEKSTMGTWEEVSHDIVDFQEAQFDEDVSVRDYYDIHKFGLLRFYLFTKTITGEDDPEEGAEVLRDEQHDNTIESGQEKDTMKEMEQQTQKKDDSENPIHIVEDDELSLATVSAVVSSAAVQIDFSSLCNTSVVSFGPLAGGPFLGDLDDTLIHEPNLAIEGEQTSRLAYASTPTNAVTDSVRPPSPAYEVLHVNVKLHRVTLLDELIGQFKDEAMMTYFVKYSFIDEMGADADGVSRDVYAAFWTEFLDCAAEGADVRVPSLSPKWQEEEWRSVGRILAKGLEDHGYFPFRLAQAFTAALAFGEHAVSSDLLFDSLMLYLSQSERDLLSTALQEAVVGEDEEDFLDLMDRMGVRKIPTKDNLRAVLIQVAHKQLIQQPKYALDNIAEVAGPTLRCFFPNVPDMKKLYDNIKPTARKVIKMLTASPDTAAENQSLQFLQQYIRALDEIGLRKLMRFLTGSDVICVKQIQVIFTSLDGLARRVIAHTCGPTVELPSTYNSYPELRAEMEAILSSNSLAMDIA